From Bos taurus isolate L1 Dominette 01449 registration number 42190680 breed Hereford chromosome 29, ARS-UCD2.0, whole genome shotgun sequence, a single genomic window includes:
- the CTSW gene encoding cathepsin W isoform X1, which produces MAPTVHLSCLLALLVAGLAQGIKDSLRGQDPGPQPLELKEVFRLFQMQYNRSYPNPAEYARRLDIFAQNLAKAQRLQEEDLGTAEFGVTQFSDLTEEEFVQLYGSQVAGEALGVSRKVGSEEWGESEPQTCDWRKVGTISPVRDQRNCNCCWAMAAAGNIEALWAIKFRHFVEVSVQQLLDCDRCGNGCRGGFVWDAFLTVLNNSGLASEKDYPFNGSGKTHRCLAKKYKKVAWIQDFIILQACEQSMARHLATEGPITVTINMTLLQQYQKGVIKATPTTCDPTQVDHSVLLVGFGKTKLVEGRQGKAASFGSYARPRRSMAYWILKNSWGPQWGEEGYFRLHRGSNTCGITKFPVTARVDKPKKQHQVSCPP; this is translated from the exons ATGGCACCAACTGTCcatctctcctgcctcctggccCTGCTGGTGGCAGGCCTGGCTCAAGGCATCAAGGACTCCCTCAGGGGCCAG GACCCAGGTCCCCAGCCACTGGAGCTGAAAGAGGTCTTCAGATTGTTTCAGATGCAGTACAACCGGAGTTATCCAAATCCAGCAG AGTACGCCCGCCGCCTGGACATCTTTGCCCAAAACCTGGCCAAGGCTCAGCGGCTGCAGGAGGAGGACCTGGGCACAGCCGAGTTTGGGGTGACTCAATTCAGTGACCTCACAG AGGAGGAGTTTGTCCAGCTTTATGGAAGCCAGGTGGCTGGAGAGGCCCTCGGTGTGAGCAGAAAAGTGGGGTCTGAAGAGTGGGGGGAATCAGAGCCCCAGACCTGTGACTGGCGGAAAGTTGGCACCATCTCACCCGTCAGGGACCAG CGAAACTGCAACTGTTGCTGGGCCATGGCGGCAGCGGGCAACATCGAGGCCCTATGGGCCATCAAGTTCAGACACTTCGTGGAGGTCTCCGTGCAGC AGCTGCTTGACTGTGACCGCTGTGGGAATGGCTGCAGGGGTGGCTTCGTCTGGGATGCGTTCCTCACTGTCCTCAACAACA GCGGCCTGGCCAGTGAGAAGGACTATCCATTCAATGGGAGTGGCAAAACCCACAGGTGCCTGGCTAAGAAGTACAAGAAGGTGGCCTGGATCCAGGATTTCATAATACTGCAGGCCTGCGAGCAGA GCATGGCCAGGCACTTGGCCACCGAGGGCCCCATCACCGTGACCATCAATATGACGCTACTGCAG CAATACCAGAAGGGTGTGATCAAGGCCACACCTACCACCTGTGACCCCACACAAGTGGATCATTCTGTCCTGCTGGTGGGTTTTGGTAAAACCAAGTTggtggaggggaggcaggggaaggcGGCCTCGTTCGGATCCTACGCACGCCCTCGCCGCTCCATGGCATACTGGATCCTGAAGAACTCCTGGGGGCCTCAGTGGGGTGAGGAG GGCTATTTCCGGCTGCATCGAGGGAGTAACACCTGCGGCATCACCAAGTTCCCGGTCACCGCCAGAGTGGACAAGCCTAAGAAGCAGCACCAAGTCTCTTGCCCTCCCTGA
- the CTSW gene encoding cathepsin W isoform X3: MAPTVHLSCLLALLVAGLAQGIKDSLRGQDPGPQPLELKEVFRLFQMQYNRSYPNPAEYARRLDIFAQNLAKAQRLQEEDLGTAEFGVTQFSDLTEEEFVQLYGSQVAGEALGVSRKVGSEEWGESEPQTCDWRKVGTISPVRDQRNCNCCWAMAAAGNIEALWAIKFRHFVEVSVQRMAGGRGWGMARHLATEGPITVTINMTLLQQYQKGVIKATPTTCDPTQVDHSVLLVGFGKTKLVEGRQGKAASFGSYARPRRSMAYWILKNSWGPQWGEEGYFRLHRGSNTCGITKFPVTARVDKPKKQHQVSCPP, translated from the exons ATGGCACCAACTGTCcatctctcctgcctcctggccCTGCTGGTGGCAGGCCTGGCTCAAGGCATCAAGGACTCCCTCAGGGGCCAG GACCCAGGTCCCCAGCCACTGGAGCTGAAAGAGGTCTTCAGATTGTTTCAGATGCAGTACAACCGGAGTTATCCAAATCCAGCAG AGTACGCCCGCCGCCTGGACATCTTTGCCCAAAACCTGGCCAAGGCTCAGCGGCTGCAGGAGGAGGACCTGGGCACAGCCGAGTTTGGGGTGACTCAATTCAGTGACCTCACAG AGGAGGAGTTTGTCCAGCTTTATGGAAGCCAGGTGGCTGGAGAGGCCCTCGGTGTGAGCAGAAAAGTGGGGTCTGAAGAGTGGGGGGAATCAGAGCCCCAGACCTGTGACTGGCGGAAAGTTGGCACCATCTCACCCGTCAGGGACCAG CGAAACTGCAACTGTTGCTGGGCCATGGCGGCAGCGGGCAACATCGAGGCCCTATGGGCCATCAAGTTCAGACACTTCGTGGAGGTCTCCGTGCAGCGtatggctgggggcaggggctggg GCATGGCCAGGCACTTGGCCACCGAGGGCCCCATCACCGTGACCATCAATATGACGCTACTGCAG CAATACCAGAAGGGTGTGATCAAGGCCACACCTACCACCTGTGACCCCACACAAGTGGATCATTCTGTCCTGCTGGTGGGTTTTGGTAAAACCAAGTTggtggaggggaggcaggggaaggcGGCCTCGTTCGGATCCTACGCACGCCCTCGCCGCTCCATGGCATACTGGATCCTGAAGAACTCCTGGGGGCCTCAGTGGGGTGAGGAG GGCTATTTCCGGCTGCATCGAGGGAGTAACACCTGCGGCATCACCAAGTTCCCGGTCACCGCCAGAGTGGACAAGCCTAAGAAGCAGCACCAAGTCTCTTGCCCTCCCTGA
- the EFEMP2 gene encoding EGF-containing fibulin-like extracellular matrix protein 2 isoform X1, translating into MLPFASCLPGSLLLWALLLLVLGAASPQDSEEPDSYTECTDGYEWDPDSQHCRDVNECLTIPEACKGEMKCINHYGGYLCLPRSAAVINDLHGEGPPPPVPPAEHPHPCLPGYEPDEQERCVDVDECAQALHDCRPSQECHNLPGSYQCTCPDGYRKIGPECVDIDECRYRYCQHRCVNLPGSFRCQCEPGFQLGPNNRSCVDVNECDMGAPCEQRCFNSYGTFLCRCHQGYELHRDGFSCSDIDECSYSSYLCQYRCVNEPGRFSCHCPQGYQLLATRLCQDIDECESGAHQCSEAQTCVNFHGGYRCVDTNRCVEPYVQVSDNRCLCPASNPLCREQPSSIVHRYMSITSERSVPADVFQIQATSVYPGAYNAFQIRAGNSQGDFYIRQINNVSAMLVLARPVTGPREYVLDLEMVTMNSLMSYRASSVLRLTVFVGAYTF; encoded by the exons atgctccccttcgcctcctgcctccCCGGGTCTCTACTGCTCTGGGCGCTGCTGCTGTTGGTCTTGGGGGCAGCGTCTCCCCAGGATTCCGAGGAGCCCGACAGCTACACG GAATGCACAGATGGCTATGAGTGGGACCCTGACAGCCAGCACTGCAGGG ATGTAAATGAGTGCCTGACCATTCCTGAGGCCTGCAAGGGGGAAATGAAATGTATCAACCATTATGGGGGCTACCTGTGCCTGCCCCGCTCGGCTGCTGTCATCAATGACCTGCATGGAGAGGGACCCCCACCGCCTGTGCCCCCTGCTgaacacccccacccctgcctcccggGCTATGAGCCCGATGAGCAAGAGCGCTGCGTGG ATGTGGACGAGTGTGCCCAGGCCCTGCACGACTGCCGCCCCAGCCAGGAGTGCCATAACCTGCCTGGCTCCTACCAGTGTACCTGTCCTGACGGCTATCGCAAGATTGGGCCCGAGTGTGTGG ATATAGACGAGTGTCGGTACCGCTATTGCCAACACCGCTGCGTGAACCTGCCTGGCTCCTTTCGCTGCCAGTGTGAGCCGGGCTTCCAGCTGGGGCCCAACAACCGCTCCTGTGTGG ATGTGAACGAATGTGACATGGGGGCTCCCTGTGAGCAGCGCTGCTTCAACTCCTATGGGACCTTCCTATGTCGCTGCCACCAGGGCTATGAGCTGCACCGGGATGGCTTCTCCTGCAGTG ATATCGATGAGTGCAGCTACTCCAGTTACCTCTGCCAGTACCGCTGTGTCAACGAGCCGGGCCGCTTCTCCTGCCACTGTCCACAGGGCTATCAGCTGCTGGCCACGCGCCTGTGCCAAG ACATTGACGAGTGTGAGTCGGGTGCGCACCAGTGCTCTGAGGCCCAGACTTGTGTCAACTTCCACGGGGGCTACCGCTGTGTGGACACCAACCGCTGTGTGGAGCCTTACGTCCAGGTGTCCGACAA TCGCTGTCTCTGTCCGGCCTCCAACCCCCTGTGCCGGGAGCAGCCCTCATCCATCGTGCACCGCTATATGAGCATCACCTCGGAGCGGAGCGTACCGGCGGACGTGTTCCAAATCCAAGCAACCTCCGTCTACCCTGGTGCCTACAATGCCTTTCAGATCCGTGCTGGAAACTCGCAGGGAGACTTCTACATTAGG CAAATCAACAATGTCAGCGCCATGCTGGTCCTCGCGCGGCCTGTGACGGGCCCCCGGGAGTACGTGCTGGACCTGGAGATGGTCACCATGAACTCCCTCATGAGCTACCGGGCCAGCTCTGTACTGAGACTCACCGTCTTCGTGGGGGCCTACACCTtctga
- the CTSW gene encoding cathepsin W precursor, with protein sequence MAPTVHLSCLLALLVAGLAQGIKDSLRGQDPGPQPLELKEVFRLFQMQYNRSYPNPAEYARRLDIFAQNLAKAQRLQEEDLGTAEFGVTQFSDLTEEEFVQLYGSQVAGEALGVSRKVGSEEWGESEPQTCDWRKVGTISPVRDQRNCNCCWAMAAAGNIEALWAIKFRHFVEVSVQQLLDCDRCGNGCRGGFVWDAFLTVLNNSGLASEKDYPFNGSGKTHRCLAKKYKKVAWIQDFIILQACEQSAGTMGTRVGTGGRRTGTDGPGQTGL encoded by the exons ATGGCACCAACTGTCcatctctcctgcctcctggccCTGCTGGTGGCAGGCCTGGCTCAAGGCATCAAGGACTCCCTCAGGGGCCAG GACCCAGGTCCCCAGCCACTGGAGCTGAAAGAGGTCTTCAGATTGTTTCAGATGCAGTACAACCGGAGTTATCCAAATCCAGCAG AGTACGCCCGCCGCCTGGACATCTTTGCCCAAAACCTGGCCAAGGCTCAGCGGCTGCAGGAGGAGGACCTGGGCACAGCCGAGTTTGGGGTGACTCAATTCAGTGACCTCACAG AGGAGGAGTTTGTCCAGCTTTATGGAAGCCAGGTGGCTGGAGAGGCCCTCGGTGTGAGCAGAAAAGTGGGGTCTGAAGAGTGGGGGGAATCAGAGCCCCAGACCTGTGACTGGCGGAAAGTTGGCACCATCTCACCCGTCAGGGACCAG CGAAACTGCAACTGTTGCTGGGCCATGGCGGCAGCGGGCAACATCGAGGCCCTATGGGCCATCAAGTTCAGACACTTCGTGGAGGTCTCCGTGCAGC AGCTGCTTGACTGTGACCGCTGTGGGAATGGCTGCAGGGGTGGCTTCGTCTGGGATGCGTTCCTCACTGTCCTCAACAACA GCGGCCTGGCCAGTGAGAAGGACTATCCATTCAATGGGAGTGGCAAAACCCACAGGTGCCTGGCTAAGAAGTACAAGAAGGTGGCCTGGATCCAGGATTTCATAATACTGCAGGCCTGCGAGCAGAGTGCGGGCACAATGGGGACACGGGTGGGCACAGGGGGGAGACGGACAGGGACAGACGGACCAGGACAGACGGGGCTATAG
- the CTSW gene encoding cathepsin W isoform X2 produces the protein MAPTVHLSCLLALLVAGLAQGIKDSLRGQDPGPQPLELKEVFRLFQMQYNRSYPNPAEYARRLDIFAQNLAKAQRLQEEDLGTAEFGVTQFSDLTEEEFVQLYGSQVAGEALGVSRKVGSEEWGESEPQTCDWRKVGTISPVRDQRNCNCCWAMAAAGNIEALWAIKFRHFVEVSVQQLLDCDRCGNGCRGGFVWDAFLTVLNNSMARHLATEGPITVTINMTLLQQYQKGVIKATPTTCDPTQVDHSVLLVGFGKTKLVEGRQGKAASFGSYARPRRSMAYWILKNSWGPQWGEEGYFRLHRGSNTCGITKFPVTARVDKPKKQHQVSCPP, from the exons ATGGCACCAACTGTCcatctctcctgcctcctggccCTGCTGGTGGCAGGCCTGGCTCAAGGCATCAAGGACTCCCTCAGGGGCCAG GACCCAGGTCCCCAGCCACTGGAGCTGAAAGAGGTCTTCAGATTGTTTCAGATGCAGTACAACCGGAGTTATCCAAATCCAGCAG AGTACGCCCGCCGCCTGGACATCTTTGCCCAAAACCTGGCCAAGGCTCAGCGGCTGCAGGAGGAGGACCTGGGCACAGCCGAGTTTGGGGTGACTCAATTCAGTGACCTCACAG AGGAGGAGTTTGTCCAGCTTTATGGAAGCCAGGTGGCTGGAGAGGCCCTCGGTGTGAGCAGAAAAGTGGGGTCTGAAGAGTGGGGGGAATCAGAGCCCCAGACCTGTGACTGGCGGAAAGTTGGCACCATCTCACCCGTCAGGGACCAG CGAAACTGCAACTGTTGCTGGGCCATGGCGGCAGCGGGCAACATCGAGGCCCTATGGGCCATCAAGTTCAGACACTTCGTGGAGGTCTCCGTGCAGC AGCTGCTTGACTGTGACCGCTGTGGGAATGGCTGCAGGGGTGGCTTCGTCTGGGATGCGTTCCTCACTGTCCTCAACAACA GCATGGCCAGGCACTTGGCCACCGAGGGCCCCATCACCGTGACCATCAATATGACGCTACTGCAG CAATACCAGAAGGGTGTGATCAAGGCCACACCTACCACCTGTGACCCCACACAAGTGGATCATTCTGTCCTGCTGGTGGGTTTTGGTAAAACCAAGTTggtggaggggaggcaggggaaggcGGCCTCGTTCGGATCCTACGCACGCCCTCGCCGCTCCATGGCATACTGGATCCTGAAGAACTCCTGGGGGCCTCAGTGGGGTGAGGAG GGCTATTTCCGGCTGCATCGAGGGAGTAACACCTGCGGCATCACCAAGTTCCCGGTCACCGCCAGAGTGGACAAGCCTAAGAAGCAGCACCAAGTCTCTTGCCCTCCCTGA
- the CTSW gene encoding cathepsin W isoform X4: protein MAPTVHLSCLLALLVAGLAQGIKDSLRGQDPGPQPLELKEVFRLFQMQYNRSYPNPAEYARRLDIFAQNLAKAQRLQEEDLGTAEFGVTQFSDLTEEEFVQLYGSQVAGEALGVSRKVGSEEWGESEPQTCDWRKVGTISPVRDQRNCNCCWAMAAAGNIEALWAIKFRHFVEVSVQRMARHLATEGPITVTINMTLLQQYQKGVIKATPTTCDPTQVDHSVLLVGFGKTKLVEGRQGKAASFGSYARPRRSMAYWILKNSWGPQWGEEGYFRLHRGSNTCGITKFPVTARVDKPKKQHQVSCPP from the exons ATGGCACCAACTGTCcatctctcctgcctcctggccCTGCTGGTGGCAGGCCTGGCTCAAGGCATCAAGGACTCCCTCAGGGGCCAG GACCCAGGTCCCCAGCCACTGGAGCTGAAAGAGGTCTTCAGATTGTTTCAGATGCAGTACAACCGGAGTTATCCAAATCCAGCAG AGTACGCCCGCCGCCTGGACATCTTTGCCCAAAACCTGGCCAAGGCTCAGCGGCTGCAGGAGGAGGACCTGGGCACAGCCGAGTTTGGGGTGACTCAATTCAGTGACCTCACAG AGGAGGAGTTTGTCCAGCTTTATGGAAGCCAGGTGGCTGGAGAGGCCCTCGGTGTGAGCAGAAAAGTGGGGTCTGAAGAGTGGGGGGAATCAGAGCCCCAGACCTGTGACTGGCGGAAAGTTGGCACCATCTCACCCGTCAGGGACCAG CGAAACTGCAACTGTTGCTGGGCCATGGCGGCAGCGGGCAACATCGAGGCCCTATGGGCCATCAAGTTCAGACACTTCGTGGAGGTCTCCGTGCAGC GCATGGCCAGGCACTTGGCCACCGAGGGCCCCATCACCGTGACCATCAATATGACGCTACTGCAG CAATACCAGAAGGGTGTGATCAAGGCCACACCTACCACCTGTGACCCCACACAAGTGGATCATTCTGTCCTGCTGGTGGGTTTTGGTAAAACCAAGTTggtggaggggaggcaggggaaggcGGCCTCGTTCGGATCCTACGCACGCCCTCGCCGCTCCATGGCATACTGGATCCTGAAGAACTCCTGGGGGCCTCAGTGGGGTGAGGAG GGCTATTTCCGGCTGCATCGAGGGAGTAACACCTGCGGCATCACCAAGTTCCCGGTCACCGCCAGAGTGGACAAGCCTAAGAAGCAGCACCAAGTCTCTTGCCCTCCCTGA